In Opitutus sp., one genomic interval encodes:
- a CDS encoding nucleoside monophosphate kinase codes for MEIPPAEKSEPLIAAAAANAAAQAHDLEIKDAQLIFNSAWHALEASIRRPNLRFPKEIILLGGAPGSGKGTNTDFILKARGLTCQPIVISTLLDSPEAKRIKDSGGMVGDREVIGLMLRALLQPQYRDGVILDGFPRTKVQVECLKLLVQHIQALRTEFYNTPLGMHFRQTTIHIMVLFVDEKTSVDRQLKRGREIVAHNAEVRRTGVGELQEERPTDYDTALAQRRYRVFKEQTWDALQSLKESFHYHFINAQGSVSEVEQNILEELQYQSTLELDPRTHDILRVIPVASEIIIHARQEMVKRLDAYAVEHAELFARVVTFIDKKIVPIVIRHAISGFAQVNTEDPLLDDPLSLAMLIDIFSERGFHAVVDLHRIEIPEKFDLTTGLIKSRIKKVYRIQIRFQGSEIRHG; via the coding sequence ATGGAAATCCCCCCCGCCGAAAAATCGGAGCCCCTCATCGCCGCCGCCGCAGCCAACGCTGCCGCTCAAGCCCACGACCTTGAGATCAAGGACGCCCAGCTGATTTTCAACTCAGCTTGGCATGCGCTGGAGGCTTCAATTCGTCGCCCCAACCTGCGTTTCCCGAAGGAGATCATTCTGCTCGGCGGCGCCCCCGGTTCTGGCAAAGGCACCAACACCGATTTCATCCTCAAGGCCCGCGGCCTCACCTGCCAGCCGATCGTCATCAGCACCTTGCTCGACAGCCCTGAGGCCAAACGCATCAAGGATTCCGGCGGCATGGTTGGCGACCGCGAGGTCATCGGCCTGATGCTGCGCGCGTTGCTGCAACCCCAGTATCGCGACGGCGTCATCCTCGACGGATTTCCGCGCACCAAGGTCCAAGTCGAGTGCCTCAAGCTGCTCGTTCAGCACATCCAAGCGCTGCGAACCGAGTTCTACAACACGCCGCTTGGGATGCACTTCCGCCAAACCACGATCCACATCATGGTGCTGTTCGTTGATGAAAAAACCTCGGTCGATCGCCAGCTCAAGCGCGGCCGCGAGATTGTGGCGCATAACGCCGAGGTGCGCCGCACCGGCGTGGGCGAGCTCCAAGAAGAACGCCCCACCGACTACGACACCGCCCTGGCCCAGCGCCGTTACCGGGTTTTTAAGGAGCAGACTTGGGACGCCCTCCAGTCGCTCAAGGAGAGCTTCCATTACCACTTCATCAACGCCCAGGGCAGCGTGAGCGAGGTCGAGCAAAACATCCTCGAGGAACTCCAATACCAGAGCACCCTTGAGCTCGACCCGCGCACCCATGACATCCTGCGCGTCATTCCCGTGGCCAGTGAGATCATTATCCACGCCCGTCAGGAAATGGTGAAACGCCTCGACGCCTACGCCGTGGAGCACGCCGAATTGTTTGCCCGCGTGGTGACCTTCATCGACAAAAAGATCGTCCCCATCGTGATCCGACACGCGATTTCCGGCTTCGCTCAAGTCAACACCGAGGATCCGCTGCTCGATGATCCGCTCTCATTGGCGATGCTCATCGACATTTTCTCCGAGCGCGGTTTCCACGCCGTTGTTGATCTGCACCGCATCGAGATCCCAGAAAAATTCGACCTGACGACCGGCCTCATCAAGAGCCGCATCAAAAAGGTTTACCGCATCCAAATCCGTTTCCAGGGCTCCGAAATCCGTCACGGTTAA
- a CDS encoding transposase, whose product MGTAECNSWDCVHRFLHDRAKPLEAIVFLPLGAKGSDGLPTLIHVRLMRRVFSQGRPKKGQKREVLVLMTTLLDATAWPADKLIAMYERRWVIEDWFRDIKVCFGLESFHCRSDALIEQEIYSLFAWITVCAIVERDAYRRVECSRGRQNPSDPHRFQINHSNLYRVAEHLFARLLRTKHIAAALAESEIDLRWLDSTARRRRPDRSHPRSRKACYGRWNA is encoded by the coding sequence ATGGGTACGGCCGAATGCAATTCTTGGGACTGCGTCCACCGGTTCCTTCACGATCGCGCCAAGCCGTTGGAGGCCATAGTGTTTTTACCTCTTGGAGCGAAGGGTTCGGACGGCCTACCCACCCTCATCCACGTCCGACTCATGCGCCGCGTCTTCAGCCAAGGACGGCCCAAAAAGGGCCAAAAACGCGAGGTGCTGGTGCTGATGACCACCCTGCTCGATGCCACGGCTTGGCCTGCCGACAAGCTCATCGCCATGTACGAGCGCCGCTGGGTGATCGAGGACTGGTTCCGCGATATAAAGGTCTGTTTCGGATTAGAGTCCTTCCACTGCCGCAGCGACGCCCTCATCGAGCAGGAGATCTATTCCCTTTTTGCTTGGATAACCGTATGCGCCATCGTCGAACGCGACGCCTACCGCCGTGTCGAGTGTTCGCGCGGTCGGCAGAACCCCTCGGATCCTCACCGCTTTCAAATCAACCACTCCAATCTCTACCGAGTTGCCGAGCACCTCTTCGCCCGCCTGTTGCGCACCAAGCACATCGCCGCCGCCTTGGCCGAGTCAGAGATCGACTTGCGATGGCTCGACTCGACAGCTCGAAGACGACGCCCTGATCGCTCCCATCCCCGAAGCAGGAAAGCATGCTATGGGAGGTGGAATGCTTAA
- a CDS encoding ATP-binding protein, giving the protein MKTEPEKPDLLKDQLKYLKLGYLLRHHGELTAEAAKARCSHAEFLRRLVQAETQDRQIRALERRIQAARFPVKKTVDQFQWDWPKELNEAQVRHLFELGFVKERTNAVFCGGVGLGKTHLASALGYAACQAGYTVLFTTAVDAINALVTAQSLHRLQAELKRYMTPAVLVLDEVGYLPLDKSGADLLFQIVSQRYERGSLIVTTNKAYKHWAGIFNNDAGITAAILDRLLHRAQTVVIEGKSYRMKDRLADEPAS; this is encoded by the coding sequence ATGAAAACAGAACCCGAAAAACCCGATTTATTAAAAGACCAGCTTAAGTATCTGAAACTCGGTTACCTGTTGCGTCACCACGGCGAACTGACCGCCGAGGCGGCCAAGGCGCGCTGTTCGCACGCCGAATTTTTACGCCGACTGGTGCAGGCCGAGACCCAGGACCGCCAGATCCGGGCGCTGGAGCGGCGTATCCAGGCGGCGCGCTTCCCGGTCAAGAAAACCGTCGACCAGTTCCAGTGGGACTGGCCCAAGGAGTTGAACGAAGCGCAGGTGCGGCACCTCTTCGAACTGGGCTTTGTCAAGGAGCGCACCAACGCGGTGTTTTGCGGTGGTGTGGGGCTTGGGAAGACACATCTCGCGAGCGCGTTGGGCTACGCGGCGTGCCAGGCGGGCTACACGGTGCTGTTTACGACGGCGGTGGACGCGATCAACGCCCTGGTCACCGCCCAGTCCCTGCACCGGTTGCAAGCCGAGTTGAAGCGTTACATGACCCCTGCGGTGCTCGTGCTCGATGAGGTCGGCTACCTGCCGCTCGACAAGTCGGGGGCCGACCTGCTCTTCCAGATCGTCAGCCAACGCTACGAACGCGGCTCGCTGATCGTCACCACCAACAAGGCCTACAAACACTGGGCAGGGATCTTTAACAACGACGCTGGCATCACCGCGGCGATCCTGGACCGCCTGCTGCACCGGGCCCAGACCGTCGTCATCGAGGGCAAATCCTACCGCATGAAAGACCGCCTAGCCGACGAACCTGCAAGCTGA
- a CDS encoding IS21 family transposase, whose translation MINYELYCRIKQAEAAGHSAPQITRSLQLHVQTVRRWQAQEKYARSQAAQVPRPSKLDVHKPAIARWLEAHPFTAMQLWQKVRERGYTGGYSILKDYVRRVRPRNLEAFLTLKFAPGQTAQVDWGSFGAVEVDGTRRALSFFVMVLGYSRFLHVEFTLGQGQEWWLGCHRRAFEKLGGVPREVMVDNCKTAVLSHVPGTDPVYNAQYLDFARHYGFTIKACGPGHPQSKGMVENAVGYVKKSFLGGRQMNGFTELGPAASLWLETVANVRVHAETQGRPVDRLPEERAALLPLNPVASPAVRTLSVRASRRCRVSIETNRYSVPTKFAGALLTAQIEGAQVRFYADRTLVAEHARSFARRADVENPEHVRELEERKRQGARQRLRLRFLELSPAAPAYQRGLEERRLNAGHHLATIVGLVALYGTEAVGRAIESAHELGAYSSDYILNLLEQRARALPQAGPIHLTRADAVAALELELCPPDLSPYTL comes from the coding sequence GTGATCAATTACGAACTGTATTGCCGGATAAAACAGGCGGAGGCTGCCGGTCACAGTGCGCCGCAAATCACCCGCTCGCTCCAGTTGCACGTGCAGACGGTGAGGCGCTGGCAGGCGCAGGAAAAGTACGCGCGCAGCCAGGCCGCGCAGGTGCCTAGGCCAAGCAAGCTCGACGTGCACAAGCCGGCGATCGCGCGGTGGCTGGAGGCCCATCCGTTCACCGCCATGCAGCTCTGGCAAAAGGTGCGCGAGCGGGGGTACACGGGCGGGTATTCAATTTTGAAAGACTACGTGCGGCGGGTGCGGCCGAGGAACCTGGAGGCGTTTCTTACCCTCAAGTTTGCCCCCGGCCAGACCGCGCAGGTGGACTGGGGCAGTTTTGGCGCGGTGGAGGTGGACGGCACCCGGCGGGCTTTAAGTTTTTTCGTCATGGTTTTGGGGTACAGCCGGTTCCTGCATGTGGAATTTACCCTCGGGCAGGGCCAGGAGTGGTGGCTGGGCTGTCACCGGCGCGCCTTTGAAAAACTCGGCGGGGTGCCGCGCGAGGTGATGGTGGACAACTGCAAGACGGCCGTCCTCTCGCATGTGCCCGGGACCGACCCGGTGTACAACGCCCAGTACCTGGACTTTGCCCGGCACTACGGGTTTACGATAAAAGCGTGCGGGCCGGGGCATCCGCAGTCCAAGGGCATGGTGGAAAACGCGGTGGGTTACGTGAAAAAAAGCTTCCTTGGCGGGCGGCAGATGAACGGGTTTACCGAGCTGGGGCCGGCCGCCAGCTTGTGGCTGGAAACGGTGGCCAACGTGCGCGTTCACGCTGAAACCCAGGGCCGGCCGGTGGACCGGCTGCCCGAGGAGCGCGCTGCGCTCCTGCCGCTTAACCCGGTGGCCAGTCCGGCGGTGCGCACCTTAAGCGTGCGGGCGTCGCGGCGGTGCCGGGTGAGTATCGAAACGAACCGCTACTCGGTGCCCACGAAGTTTGCCGGGGCGCTACTCACCGCGCAGATCGAGGGGGCGCAGGTGAGGTTTTATGCGGACCGCACCCTGGTGGCCGAGCATGCCCGCAGTTTTGCCCGCCGCGCCGATGTGGAAAACCCCGAGCATGTGCGCGAACTCGAGGAGCGCAAACGGCAGGGGGCGCGGCAGCGCCTGCGGCTACGGTTTTTGGAACTGAGCCCGGCGGCACCCGCCTACCAACGGGGGCTGGAGGAGCGCCGGCTCAACGCGGGACACCACCTGGCGACTATCGTGGGTTTGGTGGCCCTGTATGGAACGGAGGCAGTCGGCCGGGCGATCGAAAGCGCCCATGAACTCGGCGCCTACTCCAGCGATTACATCCTCAACTTGCTCGAACAACGCGCGCGGGCCTTGCCGCAAGCCGGGCCGATCCACCTCACCCGCGCCGACGCGGTGGCCGCGTTGGAACTCGAACTGTGTCCCCCGGATTTAAGCCCCTACACTCTATGA